A stretch of Streptococcus chenjunshii DNA encodes these proteins:
- a CDS encoding leucocin A/sakacin P family class II bacteriocin, translated as MTAKTLEQFETMTDRQLSAVEGGKTTYYGNGLYCNENKCWVNWSQTATTIANNSAMNLLTGGNAGWHSGGIA; from the coding sequence ATGACAGCAAAAACACTAGAACAATTTGAAACAATGACAGATAGACAGCTTTCAGCAGTTGAGGGTGGAAAGACGACTTATTATGGCAATGGGTTATATTGCAATGAGAACAAGTGTTGGGTGAACTGGTCCCAAACAGCTACTACAATTGCAAATAATTCAGCAATGAATCTTCTAACTGGTGGAAATGCCGGATGGCATTCAGGAGGAATTGCCTAA
- a CDS encoding lactococcin family bacteriocin: MKQDKKFKELSQSELEETVGGNSKNVLLTGPFDWLKNFQNKAKKQT, encoded by the coding sequence ATGAAACAGGATAAAAAATTTAAAGAACTGAGCCAATCTGAGTTAGAGGAGACGGTCGGAGGAAACAGCAAAAACGTTTTGCTGACCGGTCCCTTTGATTGGTTGAAAAATTTTCAAAATAAAGCTAAAAAACAAACTTAG
- a CDS encoding bacteriocin, which translates to MTLNKFNEISNSELELISGGGKIGAAVGGCLGGMLLAWAGGPVSATGYAVVCGTSAAASAYFN; encoded by the coding sequence ATGACTTTAAATAAATTTAATGAAATAAGTAATTCAGAATTAGAGCTAATTTCAGGTGGTGGAAAAATCGGTGCAGCTGTTGGTGGGTGTCTTGGTGGGATGCTTTTAGCATGGGCCGGAGGCCCAGTTTCCGCTACAGGATATGCAGTTGTATGTGGTACTTCGGCTGCAGCCTCTGCATATTTCAATTAA
- a CDS encoding Blp family class II bacteriocin, translated as MSVKNLKSVNLLDSNQLSVIKGGNRISAGEFGQALGVCTAGGAAVGGLIGNVPGAIAGGIYGAQYCTAAWALLRTH; from the coding sequence ATGAGTGTAAAAAATTTGAAATCAGTTAATTTACTGGATAGCAACCAACTTTCTGTTATTAAAGGCGGAAATCGTATTTCAGCAGGAGAATTTGGACAAGCACTAGGAGTTTGTACGGCTGGAGGCGCAGCTGTTGGCGGTTTAATCGGCAACGTCCCTGGTGCAATAGCTGGTGGTATATACGGTGCTCAATACTGTACCGCGGCATGGGCTTTGTTAAGGACCCATTAA
- a CDS encoding bacteriocin immunity protein, whose amino-acid sequence MLFKRRARKRKEFYHQIELVYNNPTLMISGDLRQELLESAAGLENGDRISYLAYKLYPFVSDEILHHKSNRNDELIVLKKYLERTRWKYYWGTVWGMAFARN is encoded by the coding sequence ATGTTATTTAAGCGAAGAGCAAGAAAACGCAAAGAGTTTTATCATCAAATCGAATTAGTTTATAATAATCCCACTTTAATGATTAGCGGAGACCTCCGACAAGAACTTCTGGAAAGCGCTGCTGGACTTGAAAACGGTGACCGTATTAGCTACTTGGCCTATAAATTATATCCGTTTGTTAGTGATGAAATATTGCACCATAAATCTAATCGCAATGACGAACTGATTGTTTTAAAAAAGTATCTGGAAAGAACGCGTTGGAAATATTATTGGGGCACAGTCTGGGGTATGGCATTTGCTCGCAATTAA
- a CDS encoding Blp family class II bacteriocin: protein MTAKTLEQFKTMTDRQLSAVEGGNTCVNAIFGGALAGAGSGFVGGMATLGVTSIPGAFVGAHVGAIAGGLYCVGASL from the coding sequence ATGACAGCAAAAACACTGGAACAATTTAAAACAATGACAGATAGACAGCTTTCAGCAGTGGAAGGTGGAAATACGTGTGTTAATGCAATTTTTGGAGGAGCATTAGCAGGGGCCGGATCAGGATTCGTTGGTGGCATGGCAACATTAGGAGTTACTTCAATCCCAGGAGCGTTTGTGGGAGCGCATGTAGGAGCAATCGCAGGTGGTTTGTACTGTGTAGGAGCAAGTTTATAG
- a CDS encoding sensor histidine kinase, whose product MSHYLSELAYYPVVMLIYSNVRGEKLKAWEMLAIALSFFIIDFTWFYTIIGRILILMLLSYWKDKTLPFSLYVFYGSFTWVIESIIIRIISFFIFPIFHLNYIDLSKNDELFIITEISVIIIYFLTVKLSKINFQTFIMLSEIKKLRKILIFTNITMIFYYIAIEFLTGVEFQGGVSTLLYRQWLVALYFIFFLLMLFYMNRSYQNWLEKEVAAAREYELHSLSVYSKQIEGLYEELRAFRHDYANILASLKAGIDQNNMDMVRNIYHSVLKESGHLIQNKKFDIGRLINIESDAVKSLLSAKVLEAESYHIEVELEVKDKIGTPDIPLLDYVRLLSILCDNAIEAALEAEKPAITIACFYQEDDYILIVDNTTKEERVPVEVIYQKNYSSRGFGRGVGLKTVNQMLKRYSNVSVQTSSKNYHFRQTVCIKKSFD is encoded by the coding sequence GTGAGTCATTATCTAAGTGAATTAGCTTATTATCCTGTAGTTATGCTGATTTACTCCAATGTTAGAGGCGAAAAATTAAAAGCATGGGAAATGCTAGCAATAGCTCTATCTTTCTTTATTATTGATTTTACATGGTTTTATACTATTATCGGCAGAATCTTAATCTTGATGCTTTTATCTTATTGGAAAGATAAAACACTGCCTTTCTCTTTGTATGTTTTTTATGGGAGTTTTACGTGGGTTATTGAAAGTATTATCATTAGGATAATCAGCTTTTTTATCTTCCCCATATTTCATCTTAATTATATAGACTTAAGTAAGAATGATGAATTGTTTATCATTACAGAAATTTCAGTAATAATAATATATTTCTTAACGGTAAAACTTTCCAAAATTAATTTTCAGACTTTCATCATGTTGAGTGAAATAAAAAAGCTAAGAAAAATTTTGATATTTACCAATATAACCATGATATTTTACTATATAGCTATAGAATTTTTGACAGGAGTCGAATTTCAAGGTGGAGTTTCAACTTTGCTTTACCGTCAGTGGCTGGTCGCTCTGTACTTTATTTTCTTTCTCTTAATGTTATTTTATATGAACCGTTCTTATCAGAATTGGCTGGAAAAGGAAGTCGCAGCAGCACGTGAGTATGAATTACACTCTTTATCAGTATACAGTAAACAAATTGAAGGATTATACGAAGAATTAAGAGCTTTTCGCCATGATTATGCCAATATTTTAGCCAGCCTAAAAGCAGGAATCGATCAAAATAACATGGATATGGTACGAAATATTTATCATTCTGTGTTAAAAGAATCCGGACACCTTATTCAAAATAAAAAATTTGATATCGGACGATTGATTAATATTGAGAGTGATGCTGTAAAAAGTCTTTTATCAGCTAAAGTGTTAGAAGCAGAATCTTATCATATCGAGGTTGAACTTGAAGTTAAAGACAAGATTGGAACTCCGGACATTCCTTTGCTGGATTATGTTCGCCTGCTGTCTATTTTGTGCGATAATGCTATTGAAGCCGCCTTGGAAGCCGAAAAACCAGCAATAACAATTGCTTGTTTTTATCAGGAAGATGATTATATCTTAATCGTAGATAATACTACGAAAGAAGAGCGGGTTCCTGTAGAAGTGATTTATCAAAAGAATTATTCAAGCAGAGGCTTCGGACGCGGTGTGGGACTTAAGACGGTTAACCAAATGTTAAAACGCTATTCAAACGTGTCCGTGCAGACATCAAGTAAAAATTACCATTTTAGACAGACTGTATGTATCAAAAAATCATTCGACTAA
- a CDS encoding garvicin Q family class II bacteriocin: MTAKTLQQFETMTDRQLSAVEGVGTGVCRPVYYAANGYSCRYSNGEWGYVVTKGAFQATTDVIANGWGSSLGGAHGYATSWGRRS, encoded by the coding sequence ATGACAGCAAAAACACTGCAACAATTTGAAACAATGACAGATAGACAGCTTTCAGCAGTGGAAGGTGTAGGAACTGGTGTTTGCAGACCTGTTTACTATGCAGCAAACGGGTATTCTTGCCGCTATAGCAATGGAGAATGGGGATACGTTGTTACTAAAGGAGCCTTTCAAGCTACAACAGATGTTATCGCAAATGGTTGGGGATCGTCTCTTGGTGGTGCTCATGGTTACGCAACTAGCTGGGGGAGACGCTCATAA
- a CDS encoding bacteriocin immunity protein, with product MLFKRRARKRKEFYHQIELVYNNPTLLISEELHQALLNSVLGLEKGERIAYLSYKLYPLVCDEILYRKANRNDELVVLQKYLEKARWKYYWGSVLSMAFIRQ from the coding sequence ATGTTATTTAAGCGAAGAGCAAGAAAACGCAAAGAGTTTTATCATCAAATCGAATTAGTTTATAATAACCCTACTCTGTTGATCAGTGAAGAACTTCACCAAGCTCTATTAAATAGTGTTTTAGGACTTGAAAAAGGAGAAAGAATAGCATATTTATCCTATAAATTATATCCTTTAGTTTGCGATGAGATTTTATATCGAAAAGCCAATCGTAATGATGAGTTAGTTGTCTTACAAAAATATCTAGAAAAAGCTCGTTGGAAATACTATTGGGGTTCTGTTTTGAGTATGGCATTTATTCGGCAGTAG
- a CDS encoding Blp family class II bacteriocin has translation MNTKTFEQFEFATLTNAELSTVEGGGKNSANAFLTGFGGAVEGVVLCAQAGMFLPPHAYAACAAGGAAASLIWPH, from the coding sequence ATGAATACAAAAACTTTTGAACAATTTGAATTTGCTACATTGACAAATGCAGAACTTTCAACCGTTGAAGGTGGAGGAAAAAACAGTGCTAATGCTTTTTTGACAGGATTTGGTGGAGCTGTCGAGGGGGTAGTACTATGTGCTCAAGCTGGAATGTTTCTACCACCTCATGCATATGCAGCATGTGCGGCTGGAGGAGCTGCTGCTAGTTTAATTTGGCCACATTAA
- a CDS encoding bacteriocin immunity protein, with translation MANLRWFSGGKERSEEAVAIIDDLLESFGKDFKLRPLKNFFISYRKELESNGTSIPLILSRMHIELSKILAENKIQLSEEQSKQLKKLRSLSNIRYGY, from the coding sequence ATGGCAAACTTAAGATGGTTTTCTGGTGGAAAAGAGAGAAGCGAGGAAGCTGTAGCTATTATTGATGATTTATTAGAATCTTTTGGCAAAGATTTCAAATTGAGACCATTAAAAAATTTTTTTATTTCTTACCGCAAGGAGCTAGAGTCAAATGGTACGTCTATCCCATTAATCTTAAGCAGAATGCATATAGAGTTATCCAAAATTTTAGCAGAGAATAAAATTCAGCTGTCTGAAGAACAATCAAAACAGTTAAAAAAATTGCGAAGTTTATCAAATATTAGATATGGATACTAA
- a CDS encoding response regulator transcription factor: MLDIYILEDDIIQQFRMEREIEKIMSKNHWDYQRLEVFDSSKDIIAKASEKGEHQIFFLDLEIKEDEKQGIDVAKAIREKDATAIIVFVTSHSEFMPITYQSLVGAIDFIDKNVSDQTFRARVELCLKEAIKHQTGNFGENSYLFETSKARVRVPYSDILYFETSPAVHRVILHTKTDRIEFYATIAEVAKSDKRLFKCHRSFVINADNVTRFDKRTRTAYFETGNYCLVSREKVKTLLNEMR; encoded by the coding sequence ATGTTAGATATTTATATACTGGAAGATGATATCATTCAGCAGTTCCGTATGGAGCGCGAAATTGAAAAGATCATGTCCAAAAATCACTGGGATTACCAAAGATTAGAGGTTTTCGATTCTTCAAAAGATATTATTGCTAAAGCATCTGAAAAGGGCGAACACCAAATTTTCTTTCTGGACTTGGAAATTAAAGAGGATGAAAAACAAGGCATAGATGTTGCCAAGGCTATTCGCGAAAAAGATGCAACAGCGATTATTGTTTTTGTCACAAGTCATTCAGAATTTATGCCTATAACCTATCAGTCTTTGGTGGGCGCCATTGATTTTATTGATAAAAATGTGAGTGATCAAACGTTCAGAGCGCGGGTAGAGCTGTGTTTAAAGGAAGCCATAAAACATCAGACTGGCAATTTTGGCGAAAATTCTTATTTATTTGAAACGTCAAAAGCGCGGGTACGCGTCCCTTATAGCGATATCCTATATTTTGAGACATCTCCTGCTGTACATCGCGTCATCTTGCATACAAAAACTGACAGGATTGAGTTTTATGCTACTATAGCTGAGGTTGCTAAATCGGATAAACGTCTCTTCAAATGCCACCGCTCTTTTGTTATCAATGCAGATAATGTCACAAGATTTGACAAAAGAACACGGACTGCCTACTTTGAAACAGGGAATTACTGCCTAGTTTCCAGAGAAAAAGTAAAAACTCTCTTAAACGAGATGAGGTGA
- a CDS encoding thioredoxin family protein produces MTKRYLRTILLLISAAVSMVSASAFADEENIQPADMAVAVNNTEENIKSEEADPRGEAAENSYDGTTLPAEEEAPAAVAPDEAEETEETEITMAQYEENTAAFNHVPITEVYPMFTEDGKEHVIYIGRPTCYHCRQFSPALKVFNSLIDKRLEYYNTDGEDFDEEAKHFLYATVGIPGTPTVIRLQNGKMVSAWIGSGISGQKLYEHLFYNDTPAARAEESEPADTAGETLATARDNLDSNAPRTPAALSQSQETADTAKAAPVSLEHKHLPQVHVQDISIEKKPILPHLGANASRFSFYGFMISALGFIFLKRTPKNLKKGE; encoded by the coding sequence ATGACAAAACGATATTTAAGAACAATACTTTTGCTGATATCAGCTGCTGTGTCTATGGTTTCAGCATCTGCATTTGCTGACGAAGAAAACATTCAGCCGGCCGATATGGCTGTTGCTGTTAACAATACTGAAGAAAATATAAAATCAGAAGAGGCGGATCCAAGAGGTGAAGCCGCTGAAAATAGCTATGACGGAACCACTTTGCCAGCAGAAGAGGAGGCGCCAGCTGCTGTTGCACCTGACGAGGCAGAGGAAACCGAAGAAACGGAAATAACGATGGCTCAGTATGAAGAAAATACTGCAGCTTTTAATCACGTTCCGATTACTGAAGTTTATCCCATGTTCACAGAGGACGGAAAAGAGCATGTGATTTATATCGGACGCCCGACATGCTACCACTGCCGTCAGTTCTCACCGGCTTTAAAAGTATTCAACAGCTTAATTGATAAGCGCTTGGAATATTACAATACTGATGGCGAAGATTTTGACGAAGAAGCCAAACATTTTCTTTACGCCACGGTTGGCATTCCGGGGACACCTACCGTCATTCGTTTACAAAATGGAAAAATGGTGAGCGCTTGGATTGGCAGCGGTATTTCCGGTCAAAAACTCTATGAGCATCTGTTCTATAATGATACTCCAGCAGCTAGGGCGGAAGAATCTGAACCAGCTGATACTGCAGGTGAGACACTGGCAACAGCGAGGGATAACTTAGACAGCAATGCTCCCAGGACACCTGCTGCTTTATCTCAATCTCAAGAAACCGCGGACACTGCCAAAGCAGCACCGGTAAGCTTAGAGCATAAACATCTCCCGCAAGTACACGTACAAGACATCAGCATAGAAAAAAAGCCGATTTTACCGCACTTAGGGGCCAATGCCAGCAGATTTTCCTTTTACGGTTTTATGATTTCTGCTTTAGGATTCATTTTCCTAAAACGAACCCCCAAAAATTTAAAGAAAGGTGAATGA